Proteins encoded by one window of Culicoides brevitarsis isolate CSIRO-B50_1 chromosome 2, AGI_CSIRO_Cbre_v1, whole genome shotgun sequence:
- the LOC134828400 gene encoding protein dachsous: MLKLLLICLFLSLSCTRIAIFANCEYVRELSVSENVPIGSQIGFISKSSSSSNVDDAMLAPPFLIVPVPGSEGYVDADLAIDHKTGEIRTKRALDRETRASYVFVAIPLNGEHIRVIIKVLDENDNAPTFPVPVMNIEFPENTPKDVKRTLNPARDLDLGAFNTQKYNIISGNLNNAFKLAYHRERDSVLYLDLQINGLLDREITSSYTLVVEALDGGSPPLRGQMIVNITILDVNDNQPIFNQSRYFATVLENATVHSSVLQVYATDIDDGDNGKVEYYINRRQSDRDSMFRIDSKTGLILVNKPLDFETKELHELVIVAKDNGDLPLETTAFVTIRVLNINDNQPVIDVIFLSDDATPKISEDAQPGEFVARISVNDPDSKTKYSNVNVSLSGGEGHFGLTTRDNIIYLMIVSLPLDRELKANYTLNVVATDTGAPPLHASKTIYLRITDINDNPPLFEKQIYHANIMEVADPGTSVIQVTAIDKDEGNNSVISYSLRDTPETHSQWFQIDKFSGLITTQTHIDCETEPVPKLTILATDNGVPPLSSTATVLVTIHDINDNEPLFDQSFYNVSVAENEMKGSCILTVSATDSDCGVNAMVNYTIGDRFKKLNQFVIKADTGEICIENELDYETRSSYEFPVIATDRGGLSTTAVVKILLTDVNDNVPVFYPREYNVSLRETDAYEATSTPIVQVVAKDIDFGKFGHVTYRIVSGNEAGIFRLDPQSGQLFVTKPNVLANNGMTFYHLNVTAIDGGDLQSKTNAEIYISLIDSAQRPPIFDKTQYSYQVKENAKYNTMVGSITATNFGSKNDIRYSIYSGDPDSYFSIDPLSGFIRVANPLDHETKPQVLLNIQATSGDPPAYGHTQVNIDIEDVNDNPPEFESNSIRISIPENTDLGVPIYAAHARDKDSGKSGVVSYYLVNFENSTKMAQKQPSALFSIDPKTGSLTLLRHLDYETSQKHALIVKAVDLGDPPLSTNLTVYVDVQDVNDNKPIFTRSQYHVNVSEETSINSRILQVEAIDYDTGNNARITYRIDNIRTKEQTSMIPDEANLLFGIFPNNGWLYLRGTLDREFCDFFNITVLASDNGTPIFTTKANIILNVQDANDNSPEFLNESYEFEIQENMPKGTRVGFVRASDKDIGQNAAIRYSLIPSNSSFQIDHATGEITIRESLDRELRATYEITAEARDYGIPQRSARVPVRIIVQDVNDNSPDIVDPQDDVIVVREGQAIGTEVVKVRAVDRDNGENATIKYSIIRGRDSDGINTFSIDTITGLIKTKKVLDHEEKHIYRLAVAATDNGNPSKQKVRVLRIEVLDLHDNRPTFTSSSVVFRVREDVAVGHVVGTLMNNPSFNDVDTEDLDVTYTLTPLTNDTIKDAFEIDYHSGSLVVAKALDRELQHEFKLEVRSLDITTSNNPQSSAITVKIEVADVNDNAPVWNLDPIEIKIAENTKIGTSLYNFSASDADSGRNGEVHYELLRVLPSIDDEIFTIDPLTGVMHLTKPLDYEICTEYLITVQAIDQSSNISERLRSSVTVQLFVQDINDNAPVFVHPSGSNVTVHLSDEVQIGHVVTHILASDADSEDNGKVTYALVAGNEEEYFKLDAKSGVLTLVKPLRSIKKFEYDSTLTNIHTRIAKHNNNFEISNFNLQVVAKDNGRPTKSAKMDLRIVVFGSQNMPPRFLDPIYYANISESAGIGSFVVRVNAKSYIGGDAENITYSIPKGVVDDAFVIDPVRGIITTAKLLDRESRDLYLIPVYAQEFRSFESSQMNYGISTVVVRVMDVNDHKPIFGQESCNTLLVPENHETGIIHTVLAFDLDSGVNSEITYSITGGNVGNKFNINSYTGELTVKPLDREQQSKYVLQITAQDRGTPVMYQNTCNLTIIVEDLNDNTPRFEKPSYSVTVSEGVGIGHVVLVVKAQDADSGNNGRVYYSVQNETDSMFQIDSKTGVITTTGFLDREVKQFYELIVVATDGGKSTARSERVSVQITLDDVNDNAPMFKDYPFRSRISHLVQPGQVLLNVEARDGDAGINGDIIYELISTKSSNKFKIDLNTGVLTATQSLVSENGKTVYLEVMAKDKGSPGKTSFGLIELNIGDDFDRHPRLKFQNDTYFMNFNGKVAEGVRLGSVHAITTNGRRLSSTYSIIKGNEDDIFAIDSNNGEIILAKDLKITDREWQPKYYLGVMSKAKENPLMYAYCDVEVTFAQMNVRPPMLTQKEYLAFISEGRLKGTFVAKVSAASENEHRQLLYHIVDGNHDNAFVIEPAYSGVVRTNIVLDREIREQYTLKIIATDVNYPQLTTTGSLLVRVLDVNDNQPTFPPNNFVTIPEDTTVGSSVAQITANDVDTSPILTYSFKESSLSTEMSSIFGINRFNGKIILKKKLDYEKHRDYKLQIVVSDKNYSAETGVSIQVTDANDNAPSFEKTIYQSTVSTHSISPTILTETVRVSATDADSGKNAEISYKLVRSQSGFTVDSSTGRLLANLTQIMASNPTKMYRDFDLLVSATDRGVPSLRSIVPVRVHILNDHQQRNAFFQSQYRAKVAEDAPIGTKILNLVNNVEDKRSLAQGINLEIVSGNENLVFDVLMPDLVIILVKPLDRETRETYQLELLMTEKELTASNVNENSTISVTINVDDVNDNVPKFISTVDRAVINESVALRHVIARVEAIDDDASNSENSEVVYSIISGNDEQLFTIDLISGQISVNNRLDFDKHPEPYSLVIQACDSGLMPKCAVKPFIVELLDSNDNSPKFPLLEYFTMIGENEPIGTTIASIKAIDADAGKFGELTYALSPLNDFSDIDESWKGFSVDSASGTIFSQQIFDYETKSRYSFLLAATDSGGKSTTTKIHVLIESRDEFVPQFTEKSYHFVLRPSPKGKYFAPADHIVGYIKATDKDLGMDGRIIYQLTTQNPYFKVNFTTGAIMTKQKIDHIGPKDVSLVATASSGRQGSLSNMTVVEILIDSNAIGTAGDMIREDTAESGSWVIGLLITLLLFLTVFATAFFFLHWRKRGLKHVSKPRLNSENNTVNTNSYVDPSTFDTIPIRGSDATQSTNSGFAPPRYDEIPPYGLHTGSSNSGAATTSDLSTSQSGSSGRGSAEDDGEDEEIRMINEGPLQREALHTGSRLSDVSVHNSHNSQQEYFARLGASHRSTSSSTRHTGGPLQISDHHHPMPIEEMQMYEDDNDEVDITNLIYAKLNDLPIHPNHDLTSSHHHQDQEDMTSNYNWDYLLDWGPQYQPLAHVFSEIARLKDDSVSMRSGQSVASSIRSKNSLHHTMKHLPPPLITNVAPRLVPVLSSRSRGSSKHHYPPVTNRPIFNHHGNGAGSGGFSTPSPMPPSFTNNLIPSLSTHTLDSSGNDVASVHSLRKS, translated from the exons ACAAAGGAATTGCATGAACTTGTTATCGTGGCAAAAGACAATGGAGACTTACCGCTTGAAACGACAGCTTTTGTGACGATACGAGTACTGAACATAAACGACAATCAACCAGTTATTGACGTGATATTCCTCAGCGATGACGCAACGCCCAAAATTTCCGAGGATGCTCAACCGGGGGAATTCGTAGCTCGTATCTCCGTAAACGATCCTGattctaaaacgaaatattcGAACGTTAATGTTTCCCTATCCGGAGGCGAAGGACATTTTGGACTTACAACTCGTGATAACATCATATATTTAATGATCGTTTCGCTACCTTTGGATCGCGAACTTAAAGCAAATTACACGTTAAACGTTGTAGCAACAGATACAGGAGCTCCGCCATTACATGCCTCGAAAACTATTTACTTACGGATCACTGATATCAATGACAATCCTCCGCTTTTCGAGAAACAAATCTACCATGCGAACATCATGGAAGTGGCTGATCCGGGAACTTCTGTTATACAAGTGACAGCTATCGATAAAGATGAGGGAAATAATTCTGTTATTTCATATTCCTTACGTGATACGCCCGAAACTCATTCACAATGGTTccaaattgacaaattttccgGTTTGATAACTACTCAAACGCATATCGATTGTGAAACGGAGCCTGTACCAAAATTAACGATATTAGCAACAGACAATGGCGTTCCTCCTCTATCTTCAACGGCGACAGTTCTCGTTACTATTCACGACATTAACGACAACGAGCCGCTTTTTGATCAAAGCTTCTATAATGTTTCCGTAGCTGAGAACGAAATGAAAGGATCTTGCATTCTAACAGTTTCGGCGACAGATTCTGATTGCGGCGTAAATGCCATGGTGAATTACACAATTGGAGATCgctttaaaaagttgaatcaATTCGTCATTAAAGCAGATACTGGCGAAATTTGTATCGAAAATGAGCTCGATTATGAAACGCGGAGTTCATATGAGTTTCCTGTTATTGCTACAGATCGAGGAGGTCTCAGTACAACCGCagtagttaaaattttgctcacTGATGTCAATGATAATGTACCTGTCTTTTATCCGCGCGAGTATAATGTCTCGTTGCGCGAAACGGATGCTTATGAAGCGACATCTACCCCAATTGTTCAAGTCGTTGCCAAAGATATCGACTTTGGAAagtttggtcacgtgacttatcGTATCGTAAGCGGCAATGAAGCTGGCATTTTTAGGTTAGATCCACAAAGCGGACAACTGTTTGTGACAAAACCGAATGTTTTGGCGAATAAtggaatgactttttatcatttgaatGTCACAGCGATCGATGGCGGGGATTTACAGTCAAAAACAAATGCGGAAATTTACATTAGCTTAATCGACTCGGCTCAAAGACCTCCGATTTTCGATAAAACGCAGTACAGTTACCAAGTTAAAGAGAATGCCAAGTACAATACGATGGTTGGATCAATTACAGCTACGAATTTTGGCAGTAAAAATGACATTCGTTACTCAATTTATTCCGGAGATCCTGACAGTTATTTTTCCATCGATCCTCTTTCAGGCTTTATTCGTGTCGCAAACCCCTTGGATCATGAAACAAAGCCTCAAGTCTTGCTAAATATTCAAGCGACGAGCGGAGATCCTCCCGCTTATGGGCATACTCAAGTCAACATCGATATCGAAGATGTAAATGACAATCCCCCGGAATTTGAGTCGAATTCTATTAGAATTTCCATTCCTGAGAACACAGATTTGGGAGTTCCAATTTATGCAGCTCATGCTCGAGATAAAGATTCGGGAAAAAGTGGCGTTGTTTCGTATTATCtcgtaaattttgagaattcaacaaaaatggcGCAAAAACAACCGAGCGCCCTCTTTAGTATAGATCCCAAAACTGGATCACTGACACTTTTGAGACATTTGGATTATGAAACGTCACAAAAGCACGCGTTAATTGTGAAAGCTGTTGATTTGGGAGATCCTCCATTGTCTACAAATCTCACAGTTTACGTGGATGTTCAAGATGTCAACGATAACAAACCGATTTTCACGAGATCGCAATATCACGTGAACGTATCGGAAGAAACTAGCATCAATAGTCGCATTTTACAAGTTGAAGCAATCGATTATGATACGGGAAATAACGCCAGAATTACATATCGCATCGATAATATTCGCACGAAGGAACAAACTTCAATGATTCCTGACGAagcaaatttactttttggaatttttcctaATAATGGATGGCTTTATTTGCGAGGAACGCTTGACAGGGagttttgtgacttttttaacATCACAGTACTTGCGAGTGATAACGGAACTCCCATTTTTACGACAAAAGCGAATATAATTCTGAATGTTCAAGATGCCAACGATAATAGTCCtgaatttttgaacgaaaGTTACGAGTTTGAGATTCAAGAAAATATGCCAAAGGGAACGAGAGTTGGATTTGTTAGAGCAAGCGATAAGGATATTGGACAAAATGCTGCAATAAGATACAGTTTGATACCGAGTAATAGCAGTTTTCAAATTGATCATGCAAcag gCGAAATCACAATCCGCGAATCCCTCGATCGCGAGCTCCGCGCAACTTACGAAATAACCGCTGAAGCTCGTGACTATGGCATCCCTCAACGAAGTGCTCGTGTTCCCGTTCGCATTATCGTTCAAGATGTCAACGACAACTCTCCCGATATCGTTGATCCGCAAGACGACGTCATCGTTGTTCGTGAAGGACAAGCTATTGGCACAGAAGTTGTAAAAGTTCGCGCTGTCGATCGCGATAACGGCGAAAATGCAACCATAAAATACTCAATAATTCGCGGAAGAGACTCTGATGGCATCAACACGTTCAGCATCGACACCATAACGGGCttgataaaaacgaaaaaagtctTGGATCACGAGGAAAAACACATTTATCGTCTCGCCGTGGCAGCAACTGACAACGGAAACCcgtcaaaacaaaaagttcGCGTTTTACGGATCGAAGTTTTGGATTTGCATGACAATCGCCCGACTTTTACGAGTTCAAGTGTGGTTTTTCGCGTACGAGAAGATGTCGCAGTTGGTCATGTCGTTGGAACACTGATGAATAATCCGAGTTTTAATGATGTCGATACCGAAGATTTGGATGTAACGTACACTTTGACGCCTTTAACGAACGATACCATCAAAGATGCCTTCGAAATTGACTATCATTCGGGATCGTTGGTTGTTGCAAAAGCCTTGGATCGTGAATTGCAACACGAATTCAAGTTAGAAGTGCGTTCGTTGGACATTACAACATCAAATAACCCTCAAAGCTCCGCAATTACGGTAAAAATCGAAGTTGCTGACGTCAATGACAACGCTCCGGTATGGAATTTGGACCCAATTGAGATAAAAATCGcggaaaatacgaaaattggCACGAGTTTGTACAACTTTAGTGCATCAGATGCGGATTCTGGCAGAAATGGCGAAGTTCATTACGAACTTTTACGCGTTTTGCCTTCGATCGACGATGAAATCTTCACCATAGACCCTCTAACAGGCGTCATGCACTTGACAAAACCTTTGGATTATGAAATTTGCACCGAATATCTCATCACAGTACAAGCCATCGATCAATCCTCGAACATTAGTGAACGTTTACGCTCCTCTGTGACAGTCCAGCTCTTCGTTCAAGACATCAACGACAACGCTCCCGTATTTGTGCATCCCTCAGGCAGTAATGTAACTGTTCATTTGAGTGACGAAGTGCaaattggtcacgtggttaccCATATTCTCGCTTCCGATGCCGATTCTGAAGACAATGGGAAAGTAACTTACGCTTTGGTTGCTGGAAATGAAGaagaatatttcaaattagaTGCGAAAAGTGGCGTTTTGACTCTCGTAAAGCCCTTGCGAAGCATCAAAAAGTTCGAATATGACTCAACTTTGACGAATATTCACACGAGAATCGCAAAACACAATAATAACTttgaaatttcgaattttaatcTTCAAGTCGTGGCGAAAGACAATGGAAGACCAacgaaaagtgcaaaaatggACTTACGCATCGTCGTTTTCGGGTCCCAAAACATGCCTCCGCGCTTTTTGGACCCAATTTATTACGCAAATATATCCGAAAGTGCGGGAATTGGCAGTTTTGTCGTACGGGTGAACGCTAAATCGTACATTGGGGGTGACGCCGAGAACATTACTTACTCAATTCCGAAGGGAGTGGTCGATGATGCTTTTGTAATCGATCCTGTGCGAGGAATTATCACAACAGCCAAACTTTTGGATCGAGAATCGCGCGATTTGTACTTGATTCCTGTGTATGCGCAAGAATTTCGTTCCTTTGAGTCGTCGCAAATGAACTACGGGATATCCACAGTTGTGGTTCGTGTCATGGATGTCAACGATCACAAACCAATTTTCGGTCAAGAGTCGTGCAACACACTTCTGGTGCCCGAAAATCATGAAACAGGCATAATTCACACAGTTTTGGCCTTTGACCTTGACTCCGGCGTGAATTCTGAGATAACGTATTCGATCACGGGAGGAAATGTCGGCAATAAATTCAACATCAACTCTTATACGGGAGAACTTACCGTCAAACCATTGGATCGGGAGCAACAATCGAAGTATGTGCTTCAAATAACGGCTCAGGATCGCGGAACGCCCGTCATGTATCAAAATACGTGCAATTTAACGATCATCGTGGAAGATTTGAACGACAATACCCCGCGATTTGAGAAGCCCAGCTACAGTGTAACCGTTTCCGAGGGCGTTGGCATCGGTCATGTCGTTCTCGTTGTGAAAGCGCAAGATGCTGACAGCGGAAATAATGGTCGAGTGTATTACAGCGTTCAAAATGAGACTGATTCGATGTTCCAAATCGACAGCAAAACAGGCGTTATAACAACAACGGGCTTTTTGGACCGAGAAGTCAAGCAATTTTACGAATTAATTGTCGTCGCAACAGATGGCGGCAAGTCTACAGCCCGTTCCGAGCGAGTTTCAGTCCAAATAACGTTAGATGACGTCAACGACAATGCTCCAATGTTCAAAGATTACCCTTTTCGTAGCAGAATTAGTCATTTGGTGCAACCAGGACAAGTTTTGCTGAACGTTGAGGCACGAGATGGAGACGCCGGTATCAATGGCGACATCATTTACGAGCtaatttcgacaaaatccaGCAATAAGTTCAAAATTGATCTTAATACGGGAGTTTTGACGGCAACACAATCGTTAGTAAGTGAGAACGGAAAGACAGTTTACTTGGAAGTCATGGCGAAAGACAAAGGATCTCCCGGAAAAACGtcttttggattaattgaactCAATATTGGCGATGATTTCGATCGTCATCCACGTTTAAAGTTCCAAAATGACAcgtatttcatgaatttcaacGGAAAAGTCGCGGAAGGTGTGCGACTTGGATCTGTTCATGCCATTACCACAAACGGGCGTCGTCTCAGTTCGACCTATAGCATCATCAAAGGGAATGAAGATGACATTTTCGCCATCGATTCGAACAATGGAGAGATAATTTTAGCCAAAGATCTTAAAATTACCGATCGAGAATGGCAACCGAAATATTATCTCGGAGTTATGTCGAAAGCGAAGGAAAATCCCCTCATGTATGCCTATTGTGACGTTGAAGTAACTTTTGCGCAAATGAATGTTCGACCTCCGATGTTGACCCAGAAGGAATATCTCGCTTTTATTTCCGAAGGACGTCTCAAGGGGACTTTTGTAGCAAAAGTTTCAGCTGCAAGTGAAAATGAACATCGTCAGTTGTTGTATCACATTGTCGATGGAAACCATGATAATGCATTCGTAATTGAGCCAGCCTATAGCGGAGTTGTGAGAACGAATATTGTGTTGGATAGGGAGATTAGAGAACAGTACACGTTGAAAATTATTGCCACAGATGTGAATTATCCGCAATTAACGACGACGGGAAGTTTGTTGGTGCGCGTTTTGGATGTCAATGACAATCAACCGACGTTCCCGCCGAATAATTTTGTCACGATTCcggaag atacaaCTGTTGGTTCATCCGTAGCTCAAATAACGGCAAACGATGTCGACACAAGCCCAATTTTGACGTACAGCTTCAAAGAATCAAGTTTATCCACGGAAATGTCTTCCATCTTCGGCATTAATCGCTTCAACGGCAAAATTATCCTGAAAAAGAAACTCGATTACGAGAAACATCGCGACTACAAACTCCAAATTGTCGTCTCTGACAAGAATTACTCGGCGGAAACGGGAGTGTCGATTCAAGTCACTGACGCCAATGACAATGCACCGTCGTTCGAAAAGACAATTTACCAAAGTACTGTTTcaa ctcATTCAATTTCGCCAACAATCCTCACAGAAACTGTTCGCGTAAGTGCAACTGACGCCGATTCCGGAAAAAATGctgaaatttcttacaaactTGTGAGATCTCAATCTGGATTTACCGTCGATTCAAGCACGGGACGACTTTTGGCGAATTTAACTCAAATCATGGCATCAAATCCAACAAAAATGTACCGCGATTTTGACTTGCTTGTATCAGCTACGGATCGAGGAGTGCCAAGTCTTCGTTCAATTGTTCCCGTTCGAGTTCACATTTTGAACGATCATCAACAGCGAAACGCCTTTTTCCAATCGCAATATCGCGCAAAAGTTGCTGAAGATGCCccaattgggacaaaaatccTGAATCTCGTCAATAATGTCGAAGACAAACGAAGTTTGGCGCAAGGAATTAACCTCGAAATCGTTTCTGGCAACGAAAATCTCGTCTTTGACGTTTTAATGCCTGATTTGGTGATCATTCTTGTCAAACCCTTGGATCGGGAGACACGCGAAACGTACCAATTGGAGCTTTTGATGACAGAAAAGGAACTTACCGCATCAAATGTGAacgaaaattcaacaatttcagTTACAATTAACGTTGACGACGTAAATGACAATGTCCCAAAGTTCATTTCGACCGTAGATCGAGCAGTTATTAACGAATCTGTCGCTTTGAGACACGTAATTGCTCGCGTGGAAGccatcgacgacgacgcaagCAACTCTGAGAACTCTGAAGTTGTTTACAGCATCATTTCTGGCAACGACGAGCAACTTTTCACGATAGATTTGATCTCCGGGCAAATTTCCGTTAACAATCGACTCGATTTTGACAAACATCCGGAGCCATATTCGCTCGTCATTCAAGCTTGTGACAGCGGATTGATGCCAAAATGCGCCGTGAAGCCATTTATTGTTGAATTACTCGATTCGAACGATAATTCACCGAAATTCCCGTTACTTGAGTACTTTACGATGATCGGCGAGAACGAACCAATTGGCACAACAATCGCTTCTATTAAGGCAATCGATGCAGATGCGGGTAAATTTGGCGAATTAACATACGCGTTATCGCCATTGAACGATTTTTCCGACATTGACGAGTCTTGGAAGGGATTTAGCGTTGACTCTGCATCAGGAACGATCTTTTCGCAACAAATTTTCGACTACGAAACGAAATCTCGTTACAGTTTCTTGCTCGCAGCAACAGATTCGGGCGGAAAATCGACAACTACCAAAATTCACGTCTTAATTGAGAGCCGAGATGAGTTTGTGCCGCAGTTTACGGAGAAATCTTATCATTTTGTGCTTCGACCCAGTCCGAAAGGGAAGTATTTCGCTCCCGCAGATCACATTGTGGGCTATATAAAAGCAACAGATAAGGATTTGGGGATGGATGGCAGGATAATTTATCAACTTACGACACAAAATCCGTATTTCAAGGTGAATTTCACGACGGGAGCCATCAtgacaaagcaaaaaatcgatcatatCGGTCCGAAAGACGTTTCGTTAGTAGCTACTGCCAGCTCGGGGCGTCAAGGATCCTTGTCTAACATGACAgtagttgaaattttgatcgaTTCGAATGCTATCGGGACTGCTGGAGACATGATACGAGAAGATACCGCTGAATCTGGAAGTTGGGTCATTGGATTACTCATCACTTTGTTGctgtttttgacagttttcgCGACAgctttcttctttttgcaTTGGAGGAAGCGCGGATTGAAGCATGTGTCGAAGCCACGGTTGAATTCGGAGAATAATACGGTAAATACGAACAGTTATGTCGATCCAAGTACCTTTGATACGATCCCGATTCGAGGAAGTGATGCAACACAAAGTACCAATAGTGGCTTTGCACCCCCGCGATACGATGAAATTCCGCCCTATGGACTTCATACGGGAAGTTCTAATTCGGGGGCAGCGACAACTTCGGATTTGTCGACGTCGCAAAGTGGTTCGAGTGGTAGAGGAAGTGCCGAAGACGATGGCGAAGATGAGGAAATTCGAATGATTAATGAAGGTCCGTTGCAAAGAGAAGCTCTTCACACGGGTTCGAGACTTTCAGATGTTTCCGTTCATAATAGTCACAATAGTCAACAGGAATATTTCGCACGTCTTGGGGCTTCGCATCGATCGACAAGCTCCTCAACGCGTCACACGGGAGGTCCTTTGCAAATTtccgatcatcatcatccgatGCCCATCGAAGAAATGCAAATGTACgaagacgacaacgacgaagtCGACATCACAAACCTCATTTATGCCAAATTGAACGATCTCCCGATCCATCCGAATCACGATTTGACGTCGTCGCACCATCATCAAGACCAAGAAGACATGACCAGCAACTACAATTGGGATTATTTGCTCGATTGGGGTCCGCAATATCAACCGTTAGCTCATGTTTTCTCCGAAATTGCACGTTTAAAAGACGACAGCGTGTCGATGCGAAGCGGACAAAGTGTCGCCAGTAGTATTCGCAGCAAAAATTCCCTGCATCACACGATGAAACACTTGCCGCCTCCTCTGATAACGAATGTCGCGCCGCGACTTGTGCCCGTTTTGTCGTCAAGAAGTCGGGGAAGCAGCAAACATCATTATCCGCCTGTAACGAATAGACCGATTTTTAATCATCATGGAAATGGGGCAGGAAGCGGCGGATTTTCAACACCGAGTCCCATGCCGCCGAGCTTCACAAATAATCTGATACCGTCGTTAAGCACGCATACGCTCGATTCGTCGGGAAATGACGTCGCTTCGGTTCATAGTCTAAGGAAAAGTTAG